Proteins from a genomic interval of Medicago truncatula cultivar Jemalong A17 chromosome 3, MtrunA17r5.0-ANR, whole genome shotgun sequence:
- the LOC11440503 gene encoding transcription factor MYB101: protein MEHMTNIVDAVNDENVFFGMMERGGGGEGGGCSGDGDEANLKKGPWTTGEDTILIDYVTKHGEGNWNAVQKNTGLNRCGKSCRLRWANHLRPNLKKGAFSHEEEKLIVELHAQFGNKWARMAALLPGRTDNEIKNYWNTRIKRRQRQGLPLYSDEHDLPNTPTTPTTPSQCVTPTGTSPNNITPKFEFLNQNNHQYQQQHQHQHLHPLSPTPTHHHSPLSSPLQHRQQRQHSYSPHTFIETSPTPFSSSPSPLSFTFQRPAPLLSAPFRFKRYRSSPNFSLQVPSVIQNCASLHDPSLTSHQDSFRFPIQYNSSFSQYFHTPMFESDRGVSSSSLPFSTKLELPSNQYSRLSSEQDVNVNNIEFNDPNPFQTNNSGLMGDLLMEAQTLASGQNSKKRSYLSLNEGNDMFNGCQSLDDFPLSSVYWSSNSGQKLKEEAPDLSKFMNDDISTMLTVMPSSTMQIQDWNNNNNNNASEVTNVHSSSGVVMADENFGLDFKPIASLFPLTNATNNSNDDNNNNNNNNENNGSYTWGNLPELC from the exons ATGGAACACATGACAAATATTGTTGATGCGGTAAATGATGAAAATGTATTCTTTGGTATGATGGAAAGAGGCGGTGGCGGAGAGGGTGGTGGTTGTAGTGGCGATGGTGATGAGGCGAATTTGAAAAAGGGTCCTTGGACAACAGGAGAGGATACAATTTTGATAGATTATGTAACAAAACATGGTGAAGGGAATTGGAATGCAGTTCAAAAAAATACAGGTTTGAATCGTTGTGGGAAAAGTTGTAGGCTTAGATGGGCTAATCATTTAAGACCCAATTTGAAGAAAGGTGCATTTTCTCATGAAGAAGAGAAACTCATTGTTGAACTCCATGCACAATTTGGTAACAAATGGGCTCGAATGGCTGCTTTG TTACCTGGAAGAACAGACAATGAAATAAAGAACTACTGGAACACAAGAATCAAACGTCGGCAAAGACAAGGTCTTCCTCTCTATTCAGACGAACATGATCTTCCCAACACACCAACCACACCAACAACACCTTCACAATGTGTCACACCAACAGGAACAAGCCCTAACAACATTACACCAAAGTTTGAGTTTTTAAATCAAAACAACCaccaatatcaacaacaacatcaacatcaacacctTCACCCTTTATCCCCAACACCAACTCATCATCATTCTCCTCTCTCTTCACCACTCCAACATagacaacaacgacaacattCTTATTCTCCTCACACATTCATAGAGACTTCACCTACACCATTTTCATCTTCACCTTCACCTCTCTCTTTCACTTTCCAAAGACCTGCACCACTCTTATCTGCACCTTTTCGCTTCAAACGTTATCGTTCCAGTCCCAACTTTAGTCTTCAAGTCCCTTCTGTAATACAAAATTGTGCTTCACTCCATGATCCTTCTTTAACCTCTCATCAAGATAGTTTTAGGTTTCCAATTCAATACAACTCAAGTTTTTCTCAATACTTTCATACTCCCATGTTCGAATCCGATCGAGGAGTTTCTTCATCGTCTTTACCTTTCTCCACAAAGTTGGAGCTACCTTCAAACCAATATTCAAGACTATCATCAGAGCAAGATGTTAATGTTAACAATATTGAATTCAATGATCCTAATCCTTTTCAAACCAATAATAGTGGCTTAATGGGAGATCTTTTAATGGAAGCACAAACACTAGCATCTGgtcaaaattcaaagaaaagaaGTTACTTGAGCTTAAATGAAGGAAATGATATGTTTAATGGTTGCCAAAGCCTAGATGATTTCCCACTTAGCTCTGTTTATTGGTCTTCTAATTCAG GACAAAAACTAAAGGAAGAAGCACCAGACCTAAGCAAATTTATGAATGATGACATCTCAACAATGTTAACTGTGATGCCTTCTTCCACAATGCAAATTCAGGATtggaataataataacaataacaatgcaTCAGAAGTAACCAACGTTCATTCTTCTAGTGGTGTGGTGATGGCAGATGAAAATTTTGGACTTGATTTCAAGCCTATAGCTTCATTGTTTCCTCTCACAAACGCAACAAATAATAgtaatgatgataataataataataataataataatgaaaacaaCGGTAGCTATACTTGGGGAAATTTACCTGAACTCTGTTGA